In Anomaloglossus baeobatrachus isolate aAnoBae1 chromosome 6, aAnoBae1.hap1, whole genome shotgun sequence, the genomic stretch CCTCCGTCGTATCTCTCACATACCTGACTGGCAGCTACTTAGCTGCGGTATTTATCTTGATCCAGAGATTCAATCTAGAGAGGATCTCAATGGCAGTCAGGTTTAATGGCACACACAAGTGCGCACCCACCCTTTGATGTTTCTCTGCTCTACTTGAAAGAGGCTAAATAAAATGGAGGATTAACCCCTACATATCCACTTGAGAAAAAGTAAATATAACAGCCATTTTTCAATGTATAGAGCAGACCTTAATTAACCTTAACACAATACGACTGGAAGAATGGGTCCAGTCAATAAGTGTCAAAAATAATGAGACCAGAATTTGTGTAGGTTTTCCCTAAAAAAACATACATAAAATATTTTGAGCATATCTCTGTGTGAACCTGTTTATCCTGGACTATGAGTCATTGCCTGAGACCTTGTATGTGCTTTTTATGAGACCATTTTTGTACTATGTTTCTTTTATTATAATAAAGTGAATACTgataatttttgcaaaaaatataCTATTGCATCAGAGACTCCCCTTTTTTTCTTGGttgtagtgcacaaggcttgttgctaggcagattacatgggaagttacagggttcttagggatctgtagccggggtattgagctcttaagcagtcttctgactgttctgtccccacttaaaggcgatggaaggtgcgtagttgtgagaggttgtgagaatcttaccttcgtttttcctttaggtggggcagacaggaccagagcgctccagagtgaaacatgcacatgctgagatgaaacaatggtggtttattttctccaaaggttaggacatgcagagtgcagtaatccaagtacttggcatggtaattctccagtgatgcttgcctctgaagctactacgtggtcagaaaactttgctcctagtagctccaatccaataagggatgttctcacaaactctggtttggaatgaacataccaggatgtgatgcaagagggtcatcagacactcccatgggctggacaaaagaaacagaggagccgaaaggtctgaccagtagatggcagcagagacaagcatgaaaaacattaaataacagtgttaactaaaacaaatagaaacagcacaggtGCGGCGTTCTGTCTGAGAAAAGCTTGGATAAAACAGAAACGTGGAAGATGCAAGGCCTTATTCTGACGTTGTTATTATGCTGATATTAATATTCTGATTCTGCATTTATATTTTGAGACATAACGGTTAGTTCTTCTAGTTCTTCTGCCGACATCGCTATGTGAAGGCTGATTTTTGCATCTTTATCGAATTTTTATTCCATTATTTAAATGCCAGGTTGAACAAATATAGCAATTCTGTCGCTTTGTTACCGTTCAGGATAAAAGGCGTTAGTTATACGGCACAGGCCGCTATGTAGGCGGAAGTGACACGTCTGCCGATTGTTTGCGGTAAAGATGGATGATGATGACCGCACGATGTGAAGGCTGAAAACTGCTGGCAGATTCAAGTCATTTCAGTTTCTGGCTCGCACTCAGACTACAGACAGGCGGTTTGTTTTTAGCAGATAATATTGGGAAAAGGGGAAATTTTACTTAAGACTTTTGGAAATAAAATGGCTTTACTGGGTACTGGGTGGGATAAgggtggaacaaaaaaaaaaacagtcaaacACCTCGAAAACTTCTCACTGAGCTAAAATATATATCAGTGGGTTATTCATTTGTAATTATTTGCAGGCAGCACTTCCGTTCCTGACAGGCACATTTCTTTCCCTGGCGCTGACGTAAACTATAAACCAGTGTTCCTTAACCTGAACAATAAAGttgttgaataaaaaaaaacaagcgcAGTATTTCCAACGCCAGCTCAGCGCCTAAAGACTCCTCCCAAAATACCATAGAGACTAGAAGAAATGCTGGAGCGTCTCTACGGCGTCCTGTCCGCATTCCTGTTTTACGTTGACGTTCTCTTTCAccattggctgctgtgaggctgagATCCGGTGACGTCAGCAGTATAGAAGTTGGATCTCGGGGAGTGCGACGTGTCTCACTTAGCGGCAGCCGAGCAGTGAAGACGTGAAAGGCAGAGTCATCAGCCGGTAATTATCACAGACGAGCGGCTCCGGGCCCGGCAGCTGCTGTGTACATGCTGGCGCTGTATCCTACCCTCCATCACAAGCTGTGACTGTTATACAGGGGTTATGTAGTGTGCGTGGTGCCGGGCTCACTGTGGTGGCAGTTACAGGGAATATGTAATATACATGGTGCTGGGCTCGTGTTACAGGGGTTTTGGTGTATAATATATGTACTATACATGGTGACAGGCCCATAGTGGAGGCTGTTACAGGGGTTATGTAGTATACATGGTGCTGGGCTTGTGGTGCAGGATGTTACAGAGGTTATGGTGTGTAATATATGTACTATACATGGTGACAGGCCCATAGTGGAGGCTGTTACAGGGGTTATGTAGTATACATGGTACCGGGCTCATAGTGGAGGTCGGTACAGGGGTTATGTAGTATACATGGTGCTGGGCTTGTGGTGCAGCTGTTACAGGGGTTATGGTGTATAATACATGTAGTATACATGGTGACAGGCCCATAGTGGAGGCTGTTACAGAGGTTATGTACTATAATGTGTATAGTATACATGGTGCCGGGCTCACTGTGTATGCCGTTATAGGGGATATGTAGTATACATGCTGGGCTCGTGGTAGAGGCTGTTACATGGGTTATATAGTATACATGGTGCAGGATGTTACAGGGGTTATGGTGTATAATATATGTACTATACATGGTGACAGGCCCATAGTGGAGGCTGTTACAGGGGTTATGTAGTATACATGGTGCTGGGCTTGTGGTGCAAGCTGTTATAGGGGTTATGGTGTATAATATGTCGTATACATGATGGTGACGGCTATTTCATGGGTTATGTTGTAAACATGTGCCAGGCTCATTGTGGAGGCTGTTAGGGAGGCTTATGTGGTGTATATATGGTGCTGAGCTGGGCTCCCCCTGCGGATATGTATATAGCCTAATAGAATATATGGACCTTTGCTCACACAAAATGCTCCTCCCCTATTGAGCTGCTGGGAGCCTGACTGATCACATGTAGAGGGATCTCTTGTGAGGTCTTTATCCATAGAATAGTGTGGTCTGTCCATCCAATGGGCATGGGACCCCTGTTCTTCAGATCCTCACTGATAGTGCCCCATTGATTCAGTTGCTATGTGGGATAGTTGGGTGCAGTGGATGAATCAGTGCAGCTGTGGTTTGTTGTTACTGATGCTCCTGTTATCTGTACGTTATCTGTAATTGACTCACAGGTCACTTCTCCCCATCACAGTCCCCACCACCAAAGCTATAAACTCCATTCATGTCTATGGTTTGGGACGTTGCTCCTCACTGATTTCATGCCTTGTGCTCGTACACGGCTGTTTCCTTTCATCACTAGTTTGAATGGTGGCTCTTTGCTGCCTCTCACACATTGCAGAGCAGCAGGCATGAGAGCGTTGGCCTTCTGATCTTTCCATGGGTGTCCACCACTGTCTTCGTTAAACCCTCCTTTAAATGCACTTGTAAAATACCAATAACAGGTACTCTCCTCATCCACCGGAGCCAGCCTTACAATGTCGTTACCGAGGCTCATGTGAGCTTTATCAGGCGAGTGTTGTGACACCCGGTACTGACATCACTGGAACGAGCTGTGCAGGATATGCGTGTGAACTGTTCTTAGTTTACTCCAAGGGGCTCATGTATATAAACGGGTTGTCCAAGTGTTCTTTAAAGGGCTTGCACTCTGCTGATCAGGTATCCTCTCGCAGTGGTGCTGATCACTGGGTCACTGTGTTCTTGAGAACTGTCGTCTAAATGGACTATACATATTGTGGTCATGCACTGTACATTTACTGTATGTCTTCATGTTCCAGGAATCATGGATCAGGTAATGCAGTTTGTCGAGCCCAGTCGCCAGTTTGTGAAAGATTCAATCAGACTTGTCAAAAGATGTACAAAGCCAGACAGAAAAGGTACGTAGTGCATCACAGTTCATTGCAGCTTCATCTTTATTACCCTGCATGTGCCGTTACCAGACAGACCCCTTTAAGAAGTAGCATCGACAGAGATGATGTTCCTGGATGGGTGACAATGTGAAGGGCATGCTCTGTGAAAAGAGCTTATGAGATCTGGGACCCTATGGAAGGCTACAGTGACAGATTTCTTGTACCAGAGCTTGTCTGTCCTCATGACAACTCTTCTCACTTGTCAGCTCAGTGTTGTCATTAGGACAGGGCACCTCATAGACACTAATCTCCCTTCATTTTGCTACATGGCTTTCTGTATCTTCCAGTCCCTAATAAAAGTAGAACATACTGTATGTGCATGCTGCCATCTGATGGCGGGGTGACGAGGCACCCTAATTCTCAGAATGTCTACATCCTACAATCACCAGTTTCTATTAAATCAATAACCGTAAAGCGCTGTAAACCGCCACCTCCCACTATCAGCTGTTTGCAGGTCCTTAGTGGCCAGAAGTGAACTATGTTGGGACCACCACAGCTCTGCACTCTGTTATGGTCATTTTTGGGTACTGTGTTTATTTCCCGTTGGAGTAAATAGATAAACAAATCTCCAGGGATTGCATCTGTGAATCCAGTGTTGGGCTTGTCTCATGGCACTCCTTCAGTTTccttcttaggccagagtcacacttgcgagtgcctcgcgtgagtctctcattgaatcacccggcatggactcacactctcaggacaggagcatctcagctgcatagacatacatgcaaccgacccgctcctgtcaggagagtgcgagtccgtgccggatgattcaatgagagacttgtgcgagttacacgcaaggcactcgcaagtgtgactctggctttaaagcaccactccagcgtgttttttttttttttgtttttttttattacacttgTGGAGGggtgcttttaaagggaatctgtcagcaggttttagctacctaatctgagagcagcataatgtaggagcagagatccagattccagtgatgtcacttactgggctgcttagtatagtttgatgatctcctgcagattaatcagtgatttttatcattagaggactacttggcctggtgccaggtagtccagcatattcatgagctctgtataactgttagatctgcagcagagaaaacatttgattttatcaaaatgacagcaaacaactcagtaagtgaccATCACAGGAATCAGGAACTCTCTACATTATActtctctcagatgggggagcaaaaacctggtgtggTGACAGATTTCTTTAAATCTAAGACACCTGTATTATACTCTCCTTCCGGGGGCTTCACTCGCTATTGTTGCCTCTCCAGTCCGTCTCTGGCAATTTGTGACCTCCCATTATTTCATTGAGTGAGCTAGAGgtcactcttaagtgcaaatctaTGAGTCtcatcacctactgtatcctcacccatcccttgtagactgtgagtcctcctgtacctgtctgtgtcttgaattgtttatgattattgtacttgtccccattttgtatacccctctcacatgtaaagcgccatggaataaatggcactataataataatgataattctGGATCTCATAGatgtattgggagcttgtgaccaACTTCTGCCTTTCAGAGAGTcagttattgttgttattattattattattattattattattataatacagaTGTGGTGCCATCTTGTGACGGTCACACACGAGCGGAACGGCGTCACTCAAAGGTGAAGCCGCCAGAAATTGCATATATtaaagggggcaggggacttagatttaaaacgCCAATGCAGCATTGAAAAATCAAAACAAAACGCACGGCCAGATGCTGTAATTTTATTTATGCTTTGTAAAATGATGTAAGCTGGATAGAGAATAGATTAAAGTTAAtggatagtgatgggcggacccggggtGTTAGTCTGGATCCGCACTGTTTCAAAGGTCTCCGGGTGCTGGAACTGGGCCCGGGATTACAGGTGTTTGATTCggatcaaaaaaggaaaaaataaagaaaataagaatgaagcgagcgcatcatacttaccgaggctccgacgcggttgtacactgctcccgcagcctctccatcacttcatcattgctcatccatatgccctgctttcccctcccaccaggACAGCCTGGCGTCTGTGATTCGTTGTAGTCAGACTACCCcccaagcctgtgtgacagcgtctgcctgcaaccaatcacaggcgctgtctgctggtcagtatcatggtatagaAATAAATAGACCAACTAATACCCAGGATAATCATGGCTGGGTACCGTAAtgggtgtttggggggggggggggtgtctgtacaccattttttttaaaaaaatgtatttaaatgataaaaaaaaaaccacgcggttcttcttattttgatacacaactgaGATAGGTgcctggctgggggctgcagcctgtaactgcgggctttatttgtgctgggtaacataatatgggaggaccctacatcacatttacttatttttataccacgatactgacctgcagacagttgcactgcattccccgtccaccagccatcctggcgcctgtgattggttgtagtcagctgACACTGCCAtttagggtgggggcgcgtctgactgcaaccaatcgcaggcgccgatgggtggagaaagcagtgcatatggatgagcagtaattagtggcccaggaagtgaatgcgtggCCTGGGAGTAGTGTACAGCCATGTCGGTGTCTCAGTAAGTACACTATGCTTGCTCCCATGCACCTCTTCCTTCTACAACCATTTTTAACCACTGGATTCTagtctccatagacttctatggtgACCGGAATTTAGAAACCAGATCACCAGGATCAGCCGGTCCGGTTATCTGCAAATCCACTATTCACTATTAATGGGACTTTTGGTCTCTTCTGATGTCATGTGATCGTTCCAGGTTTTAGTTTTGTTACTATAACCAAATAGAACACTGGTAATGGAAGTACAGATGTCAACCCCAACTTAACATCACTTAGTTGGACCTTCATGAATCCACTGGAGCAAACTTGTAGTCTTCCATGTCTCTTACCATCATTTACATGGtaaaatgtgcatgtagcagagatcCCAATACAGCCTGGGATGGATAGTGCTGGGCCGGGAAGCTGAGACTGCTCTTAAGTGTCAAAGGAACTGTATTCTGAAGAGCAGAATTCTGGatcacaagacaaactttacaAATCTTTTATTTCAGAATTCCAGAAGATCGCAATGGCCACCGCTATTGGATTTGCAATAATGGGATTTATCGGCTTCTTTGTCAAGTTAATCCATATTCCTATCAACAACATCATTGTGTAAGTCATTCTTCAGTTTTTAAATCCATGAAGTGAGTGTAATATAATCACACACATGCACTACACATACATTGTACTAAAGTGACTGCATGAAGGGCCTGTAATATCAACATGTAGGAAAGTGATGGAATCCATCACTAGCTAATTCTGGGGACATTGCTAATCAGGTCGTTTATTTGAAGAATCAAGTTTCAAATCTGCAGCCAAACATTTGATTATTCTATCAGCTTTTGATATTTTTGTTAATTTTGGAGCTGCTGATATAATGTTAGCAGTGGCTGGCTCATCCAGAGGGATATATTTTGTAGTCTCTCTCAAATCCAGCTAATCAACGGACGGATCTCTGTGCGGTTGAAAAGGACGGGACCTAAATGATCCCTCTGGATTTGACCGCTGTTTCAAATTAATTGTCATGTGTTCACATGAGACTAAAAATAACGGACAACaagtcagttataactatctccatgactggcactgaccaaactggtctttattgtttgaaacttcgATAGCTCTTGAGAAATGAAGGGTGTATACGAaagtttagtccaatcaagtatcgtaggctggacttcaagacgtatagaaattagcataatctcgtcttgattggtcagtccaggcttagGAATGTCTTCTTTGTTCAACATCCCGGGTCTAGGCAGGATGTGGCAGTCATCTTTAAAATTACATATGCTGGTATATAGTGTgtgaaggaaaatacactgaatatgcaatatac encodes the following:
- the SEC61G gene encoding protein transport protein Sec61 subunit gamma, translated to MDQVMQFVEPSRQFVKDSIRLVKRCTKPDRKEFQKIAMATAIGFAIMGFIGFFVKLIHIPINNIIVGS